In the Candidatus Bathyarchaeia archaeon genome, TTCACACAAATATTTTCAGTGTAAAGCAACGTAGAAGAAGCGCGTATGCCCGATCATGGACTGCTGTATCATCGGTGATCACTCGGTCACACCTTGTCTGAGGTTAGCAGAAGAAAACCTTTTCAGCAATACAACCGTTACTTGGTTTGGTGAACCTATGTCCAGTTTTAAAGTAACCAACACCCACGTAAAGTTCTCCACCCAAGGCGAAATCGACTTCATTGACCTTTCCGAGAAAATTCAAGAAACGGTTTCGAAATCAGGCATCCAAAATGGCATAGTCCACGTTTTTGCACCTCACGCAACGGGAATTCTGATTTTAACAGAAAATGACCCTGCTCTGTTAAGGGACATCAAAGAGTTTTTGGAAGAACTGGCACCCAAGAACCAAACGTACAGCCACCCGTCAAATGCTCATTCTCATTTGAGGTCCATGATGTTTCCGCCTGACAAAACATTGCCTATAATTGGGGGCAGAGTGAAGTATGGAACTTGGCAATCCTTGATGTTTGTGGAAACAGATGTTTACCCACGGAACAGAACCGTCATTATTCAGGTCCTGGGTGAAAACTGAAATCTTTTTCAAAATTTTTGTTTCTTCGTCACCCGTAAAGGGAAAAAACGCGGTAAAAATGGGAAATTCCACTCATAACGCCAAAAACACAGCTATGAACACAGACATTTTTGCCATGAAAATGTGAATCGTGACCATTCTATAAAA is a window encoding:
- a CDS encoding secondary thiamine-phosphate synthase enzyme YjbQ, giving the protein MSSFKVTNTHVKFSTQGEIDFIDLSEKIQETVSKSGIQNGIVHVFAPHATGILILTENDPALLRDIKEFLEELAPKNQTYSHPSNAHSHLRSMMFPPDKTLPIIGGRVKYGTWQSLMFVETDVYPRNRTVIIQVLGEN